The Polaribacter sp. HaHaR_3_91 genomic sequence TCTGCAGCATAAGATTCTTTTAACGCGTTTGCTGTTTGTACTTTTTCTGATGCAATTGCAGTACGTTCTGCTTCGGCTTCTCTTTGTCTTCTTAAAGAGTCTGAATTTGCTACATTAATTTTTGCTGTATTTTCTCCAGCTACTGCTTGTGCATTTGCTGCTGCAACTTGTGTTCTTTCATCTTGTACCGCGTTTGCCTCACCAATAGAACCATCTCTATTTTTTTCTGCAACCGATTTACGTGCCGCGTTAATTGCATGTGCAGCTGCTTCTTTACCTAAAGCCTCTATATAACCAGATTCATCAACAATATCTGTAATATTTACGTTGATTAATTTTAAACCTACTTTCTTTAACTCTGTTTCTACAGATTGAGAAATATTAGTTAAAAATTTATCACGGTCGTTGTTAATTTCTTCAATATCCATCGATGCTACCACCAAACGTAGCTGACCAAAAATAATTTCTTGTGCTAAATCTTGAATGCTATCTTGATCTAAACCTAACAATCTTTCTGCTGCATTTTGCATGATTCCTGGTTCTGTAGAAACCCCAATTGTAAATCTCGAAGGTACATTAACACGAATATTTTGCTTAGAAAGTGCATTTACCAAATTTACTTCTATAGAAATAGGTGTTAAATCTAAAAATTGATAATCTTGAATAACAGGAAATATAAATGCGGCTCCACCATGAATACATTTAGCAGATTCTCCTCCACCTACTTTTCCATAAACAACCAAAATACGGTCTGAAGGACATCTCTTATAACGTTTTACCATTGCTATTAGCAATATAAAAACGAAGAGAATTGCAATTCCGATTCCGATTAATCCAGCAAATTGACTGGCTTGTAATACCATAAAGTTTAACATAGCTTTTTTTTTAATTTTGAGGTTCTATTATTAATATTCCGTTATTTGTTACTTCTATTACTTTAATTATCTTTCCCTGTTTTAAATCTTCACTATAATCCGTTAATGCTTCTAATTCTCTTAAAGCTCCCTGAATTTTTATCTGAATTTTACCTGTTTTAGATCTATTTGCACCTACTGTTAAATAGACTTCACCAATAGAGTTTAAGGCATTTTTCATTTTTAAGGTTCCGCTAGAAGATAATTTACTGATGTAATAAAATAATGCTGCCATTACAAACATCATCAACAAACCAGAAAATATAGAAATAATAATGGTAGTTCCTGTTGCGTTTCCTGCATCCATACTTGCAATTCCACTCCATCCGAAAATAGTGAAAAAAGCAACTAAGTTTTTTAAGGTAAAAAACTGAAATCCGGCTCCAGTATCTGCATCAATTTCGGCATCTACATCACCTATATCATCTGTTTCTGCACCAATTATTGTGGTTATTAAAACCAACAAAAACATAAATGTAGAAATCCCGGTAATTACCCAATAGGTCTTTTCGAAAGTAGTTAATTCTTGAAACCATTCCATCATAGTAGTTTGTTTTAAAAGAGATTAAAGATAAATGTTTTTGACTGAATAAAGAGGTTTATTCCATCATTATAAAGCACGATACCATTTGATTCAGATCAACTTTTAAGAGCGCTCTTTTTAAGTTGATTTTAAACTTTAATTGTTAAAGTAATAAATGAGATAAGTAGTATTGAGCTGCTACTATTAGTACTCATAAACCTTGTTTTGTTACAGATTTATGAAAATATTTTAAAATAAAAATTTTAGAATTAATAAATACCTATTTCAAACATTAGAAACAGATTATGAAGTTAATGTAACATATCCACCAAAGGTGGAAAATAGACCTACTAATAGAATAGACTTACATGGTTAAAAGAAACCTTGCAGGATAATCTGAATAATTATTAAATCTTACTTAAACATTAAAATGTACTTCAGAAAATTAAAAAAAAGCCTTGATAAAATTTATCAAGGCTTTTTACAAATATCTATTTTTTATTATTTAGTAACTATAACGCAAACCAAATAACACATTACTTGGTGGCATTGGTACAAAACCAGATTCTATATATTCTGCATCAAAAATATTATTTGCAGTAACTGTAAAACTAAATTTATTAAAATCTACAATTACAGAAGCATCCCAAACATTATAACTTGTACCAACAGTACGTTCTGCATGTTTGTAAATAATATTCTGACTTACATTTTTAAATAATCTTGATGAAAAACGTGTTGTAAAATGATGCTTTAAGGTATTTAGTGAGTAGCGAGATAAATCTTTATTCTGTTCTAAAATATCATCCTCTAAAAAAGTATAACCAATAGAAAGGGTTTGTTTGTACTCTTTTATATTAAAACGATAATCAGCATTTACCTCAAAACCTTGCGTATTTACTTCAGCTATATTAGTTGCTGTATATTTAGGTTCCGTTGCATTTGGTCTAATAAAGTCTATTAAATTAGTAGCATCTCTATTAAATATTGCTACAGAAGAAGTAAATTTCCCTGTGTTATATTTTAATCCTATTTCTTGCGCAAATGCTTCTTCTGGTTCTAGGTTCTCATTTCCAATAGTTCCAGGATCATTATAATATAAATCTGTATAAGTAGGTATTCTATAGGTAACTCCTAAATTACCATAAGCTTTTAAGTTTTCTGAAAACTGATATCCAATATCAACTCCTGGAAACGCATGAAATTTAAAGTCAGAAAAATAAGTAACTGCAACTCCCGGAGTAATATCTAATTTGTCATTAGCTAATTTAAAACGGTGCTCTAAAAATAAATTAGCCATCGTTCTATCTCTCTTTCCTAAATTATTACTACTTATAGAAACTCTAGAAACATCTATTCCAAAACCAGTAATTCCTAAATTAGAAGTATATGAAGCATTCGTTTCTACACCAACCTTATTGGTAATATGTAAATTTCTAAAAAAACTAGGATCATCTCTTTTTAATAAGAAAATATCTTGCCCTCTTCTCCAATAAACTCTTGGTGTAATCTTAAATTTTTCAGTTCTAAAAACTGTAGAAACTCCTATTATACTATTCTGAGTTTCTTCATACTCATGCCAATCTGGATTTGTTGTATAAAAATTCTCTGCGCCATATTTTTTATCGAAAAAAGTGGCTAAAACCTCAATAGGTTGTTTCTTTTTATTAAAAATACCTTTTAACACATAACTCTTATTTTCATAATCAGAATTTGTTCTATAACCATCAGATGTTAAGGAACCAACATGTGCTATAAAAGAAGTATTCTCATATTCTTCTCCAAAAGTTACAGAACTATTAAATTGACCAAAAGAACCTGCTTCTATATTTATACTTGCTTTACTTGTTAACTTCTTTTTAGTAACAATGTTTATGGCTCCCGTAAATGCATTCTGACCGAAAACTCTAGCAGCAGGACCTTTTATAATTTCTATTCTTTCAATAAATTCAATAGGTAAAGCTGCATTTAAGGTATGATGTCCGGTTTGAGAATCATCCATTTTAATTCCATCAACCAATAATAAGGTTTGATCGAAACCTCCTCCTCTAATATATAAGTCTGCCTGACTACCAGCAGTTCCTCTTTTTCTAATATCTACACCCGCAACTTGTTGTAATAAATCTGCAACAGTTGTAGCGGCACTGTTTTTTATTACTTCGGATGAAATAACATTTATGGTTCTCGAATTTTCTTTAAAAGGCAAATCTATTCTCGTAGAAGTAATAACAACCTCTTTTAAAGTATCTCTTTTTATAGGATCTGATTGTCCTTGTACTTGAAAGGCTGCAAAAAATGATGCAATTATTAAGGTAATTTTAATTTTCATAATTAGTGATTTTAATCTGATGCAAAACTCGTAACTTTCCGGACGATTAAAATAGTCCAGTTTTAAAATGAAAGATAGTCCGGTTAATACTTTATTTGAACAATTAATCAATTTTGATAAATCCATACCTCAACCTGTGTACGTACAAGTTGCTCAACAAATTATAAATGCAATACAACGTGGATATATCTCAAAAGGCACTCTTTTACCCGGAACCCGTGTTTTAAGTCAGACTTTAAAAATCCACAGAAATACCGCAGTTGCAATTTACGAAGAATTGGCTTCACAAGATTGGGTAGAAATCATCCCTAATAAGGGTACATTTGTTATCGAACCATCATTAAAAACAGTAAAAATAAAAGCGTCTTCTCAAAAAATAAATGAAGCATATAAAACAGCTAAAACAACTGGATTTCCGTTTCAAAAATCATTTCATTTAGCATCTACAGTTCAATTATCAAAAGTACAATACACTATAAATGACGGAAAACCAGATTTACGTTTGCATCCTGTTCATGAATTTTCTAGGTGGTACAGCGCTGCGATGAAACGTAAAACAATAATAAAAAAATGGAATAGCTCTAATCAATCTCTCCATTCTTTATTTGAAACTCAACTTTGCAATTACTTAAACGCAACAAGAGGTTTTCATATAAACCCAAACAATTTAATAAGTACGCGCAGTACAGAAATGAGTTTGTACATTGTTTCTCAACTATTGATAAAACAAAACGATGTAGTTTTAGTAGGAAATTTGAGTAACTATGCTGCTAATATGATTTTTCAGCAAGCAGGTGCAACCATAAAAACAATTCCAGTAGATGCAGATGGACTGGATGTAGATTATATTAGAAAACATTTTATAAAAAAAAGTATTCGATGTATTTATATCTGTGCGCATAGAGATTACCCAACAACAGTAACTTTAAGTGCAGAACGTCGTTTGGCTTTGTTACAATTGGCAAAAGAATTTGGTTTTGCAATTATTGAAGATGATTACGACTACGATTTTCAGTTTACAGGTTCTGCTATGTTACCAATGGCAAGCGCCGACGGAGACGGAATGGTTATTTATCTCGGAAAATTAGGGCAATCTTTATTTCCTAGTTTTCAAACAGGATTTGTAATCGCACCAGAAAACTTAATTTCTGAAGCTAAAAATTACCTACAATTGCTCGACGAACAAGGCGATTTAATACAGCAACAAATGTTATCTGAATTGATTTATGAAGGTGAAATTTCTCGTTTGATGAAAAAAAACGTCGTCATATATAAACAAAGACGCGATTGTTTATCCCAACTTTTAACGCAACATTTTTTTGAAATCGCAAAATGGAAAATACCTTCTGGTGGATTGGCTATTTGGATTCAGTTTCAAAACCAAATATCATTAGTAAAACTAGCTGAAGAAGCCGAAAAAAACGATTTATTTTTACCAAAAACCATTCTGTATCAAGATAAAAATACCTGTGCCATTCGTTTTGGTTTTGGCCATTTAGCTTTAGAAGAAATAGAGATTGTAATAAAAAAAATGAAAAGTTCTTATAAGAACTTGATTTTAAAATAAAATTTTGTCAATCTGAATTTATTTCAGATTCTCTCAATTATAATAATAAGGTGCTGAAACTAGTTCAGCATGACAAAGTGTAATTTTATTTTTTAACAGATTAAGATATTAACAACGCTATTTTGCCTACTATTTTTAGGTACTTTTATAGCATGTTTGCACTAGTAGATTGTAATAATTTTTACGCTTCTTGCGAGCGGGTTTTTAACCCGAACTTGCAAGGAAAACCCGTTGCTATTTTAAGCAACAACGATGGTTGTGTCATTTCTATGAGCGATGAAGCTAAGAAATTACAACTGCCTTTTGGTGCGCCTATTTTTAAATGGGATGCCTTTTGTAAAACAAATAATATTACTGTTTTGTCTTCTAATTATCCATTATATGGAGATATGAGTGCTAGAGTAATGAATATTTTAGCAGATTTTTCTCCGGATGTTGAAGTCTATTCTATTGATGAATCTTTTTTACAATTAAAAGGATTTGAAAATTATGACCTACAAGAATACGCTACAAAAATGAGAAGTCGTATTTTAAAATGGACAGGTATACCAACTTGCGTTGGAATTGCGCCAACCAAAGCATTGACTAAAGTTGCCAATAAAATTGCGCGTTCTAACATTAAACAATCGAAAGGAGTTTGTATTATAGATTCTGATGAAAAGAGAATCAAAGCCTTAAAATGGACAAAAATTGGCAATGTTTGGGGAATCGGAAGTCGTTTAAAAAAAAGATTGGAAGCAAAAGGTTGTATTACGGCATACGATTTTACACAACTTTCTAGCGATTGGGTTTTAAAAGAATTTTCTATTGTAGCATGGCGTTTGCAAAAAGACCTACAAGGCATTTCTAAAATTCCGTTAGAAGAAGTTTCATCAAAAAAAATGATTGCTACAACACGTAGTTTTGAATACACTTATTCTGATATTGACAATATAAAAGAGCGCATCTCTACCTTTGCAGCTAGTTGTGCAGAGAAATTAAGGAATCAGAAATCTAGTTGCCACATGCTTATTGTGCAACTTTCTAGCGATCGGCATAAAAAAGAATTTCAACAACATAGAGAAAGTACTACAGTTGTTTTCTCCTCTCCTACAGATTCGACGTTAACCATTGCCAACGCAGCAGTAGAAGCTGTAAAAACTATTTTTAAAACTGGTGTTAAATACAAAAGAGCAGGTGTAATTGTTACGGGTTTAGTACCTAATGATAATTTTCAATTGGATTTATTTTCAAGCGAAAATCCAAAACACAAACCGTTAATGTCTGCAATAGACAAATTAAATCGTAAATTTAAGGCAGACAAAATTAAATTAGGAAATCAAGATTTAAACCGCACTTGGAAAATGCGTCAAGAGCGATTATCCGCTAGGTTTACCACAAATATTAACGATATTTTGATTGTTAAATAAACACTATGAATTAAAACTCCATAATTTTTAATAAAAGAATAAAATTCTTTTTAAATTCAGTTTATCATTCCGAACGAGGAGAAATCTCATAATTATAAGGTTTTAACCTTTAAATTGATAATAAATAATATTTTCATGAATGATAATTACAAAATTTTAGCCGTTTTTGAATATTCTACAGAAGCGCATATAACAAAGTCTAAATTAGATTCCGAAGGTTTCAAAACCTTATTAATGGATGAGAAAACCATAGATACCGATCCTTTAGTGAGTAATGCAATTGGGGGTGTAAAATTGTTGGTTAATAAAGATGATTTTGAAAAAGCTGCAACTATTTACAATGAGATTAGAGTTTATCAAAAGGATGAAAATGGAAATGACCTTTTTTGTCCGAATTGTAACGCTACTCAAATATTAATTGCACCTCTTAAAAGGAAAAATATATTCTATATGTTATTCCCATTTTTCGAAAAAACAAGACGTATTTGCAATAATTGTAAGATCGTATTTTAATTGCAAAATAATATCTCGAACATTTAAAGAAAAGTTATAATTTGCAAACATTATGAACGGAACTAAAAACCTTACTTTTTTTACACCTAAAGCTTCTTCTGGAAACGGAGCTGTTTTGGTAGATGTTGGTATTTCTGCTGGTTTTCCTTCTCCTGCAGATGATTTTAGAGAAACTAGAATTTCTTTAGATGATGAATTAATCCACAACAAAGACGCTACTTTTTTTGCAAAAGTAAAAGGACAGTCTATGATTGATGCAGGTTTAGATGATAACGATTTGCTAGTTATTGATAGAAGTTTAGAACCTACCAATAATAAAATTGCTGTTTGTTTTTTAGATGGCGATTTTACTGTAAAGCGTTTACGTGTAGAAAGAAACGAAGTTTGGTTGCAACCGGAAAACCCTAATTATCCTATTATAAAAATCACAGAAGAGAATGATTTTATGATTTGGGGAATTGTAACAAGTGTCATCAAAAAAGTGTAAAATTACCTTTTTTTAGTATTTTATTATTGTTTTTCGATAATTTTTATATATTTGCATTGTCAAATTATATAAAGCTATGAAAACAATTCAAATTTTAAGAACCCTTATCAACATTTTATTTTACACTCTAATTACAGTATTTAGTATTGGTTTTGTGTTTTATCTTTTTTTATTTTTATTTCCAGAATTATTACCCGCACCTTTAGGAGGTTTTTCGATGTTATTTAGCTCAATGTTTTCTTGGAAAATGTATATTGCTCCTTTATCTTCAGTAGTAAATTTTGTGCTTTTAATAGTAGCAATTTTTTATTTAAGAAAGTGTATTTCATCATTTTTAAACTCAGATTTTTATAATGAAGATGTAACTACAAACTTTAAAAAAGCTGGGAACCTTTTTATATTCATTGGAGTTTCTACTATTATAATTCAGTTGTTTGCTATTTTATACTTTCAAAATTTAGCGGAAAACATGATACAAATGAAAACCAACTTTTTAATTACTTTATCAAATATACTGGCGGCTACAATCGATTTAAAAAGTGTTATTTCTATCATTATTGGGTTGTTCTTTTTGCTATTTAGCAAAATATTTGAAAACGCACGAGTTTTAAAACAAGAAAACGATTTAACTATATAATCTATGCGAAAAATTAATATTTTAAAAGCCATTGTAGATTTACTTTGGATATTCTCCATGCCAATAGTCTTGGTAATTATCGGTTTTTCTGTTGCTATTTTCTTTATAGACCTAGGTGATTTAAACATAAAAATAAACTCAATAGGTCTTAATACCGATACACTATTCTCAAAAACACTTCTTGTTGTTTCTGCACTAAATTATTTATTAATTGTTGCTGCTTTGTATTTCTTCAAGAAAGTACTAAACCACTTTGTAAGAGTAAAAATATTTGAAGAAACCGTTATTTCATCCTTCAAAAAATCAGGAAATCTATTATTTATTTCAGGAATTATTTCACTCACAATTTCTATGATTAGTAAAGTGTATTTTCAACAAAAAGTAACCTTAGAATTCGGGTTAAATCAGCATTTAGTAATTATATGCTTGGGCTTGTTTTTTTTAGTTTTAAGTGAAATATTTAAAGTTGCAAAGAATCAAAAACAAGAAAACGATTTAACAATATAATATGGCAATCATCGTAAACTTAGACGTAATGCTTGCCAAACGTAAAATGCGAAGCAAGGAATTGGCAGAAACTATTGGTATTACAACAGCCAATTTATCTGTTTTAAAATCAGGAAAAGCAAAAGCAATCCGTTTTTCTACTTTAGAGGCAATTTGCAAAGCATTAGATTGCCAACCTGCAGATATTTTAGAGTATCAAAAAGATTAAAAACAGTACTTTTAATACGTCTTAAAAAAACATCAAATCAGTTAACGAATCGTAATGGCAAAACATTTAAAAATTTTAAGCATACTTTTCTTTTATTTATCTATAACAGCCGTAAATGCTCAATTTTCTCCTAGTCTAAAAAACTATACGCTAGCAGAATACAAAGCTGGTAACCAAAATTGGGATATTACAAGATCTAAAAACGGCAAAGTATATGTTGCTAATAATAGTGGCTTATTAGAATATAATGCGCTAGTTTGGAAATTATATCAATTACCTAATAAAACAACCGTTCGATCAGTTTTAGCTGTAAATGATATCATTTACACAGGCTCGTTCGAAGAATTTGGTTTTTGGGAAAGAGATCATTTCGGAATCCTTAAATACCAATCATTAAGTGATACTATTCTTAACAAAATTTCTCCTAATGAAGAAATATGGAGTATTGTAAAGTATAAAGACAAAATAATTTTTCGTTCTTTCTTAAATATTTATATATATGATTATAAGAGTATTGTACAACTAAAATCCGATTCAATACTTATTTCGCTTAGTGTTATTGACGATGATTTATATGTAAGTACTTTAAATGGAGGTGTTTTTTTACTTAAAAACAACAAACTAGCACCTTTCTATTCTAATGACCTGCTTTTAGATACTAAGATTATATCTATCAACAAATATGAAGATAAACTTCTGTTGATGACCTCTCTAAAAGGAAGCTTTTTTCTAAAGAAAGGAAAGCTTGTTCCTACCGGTTTTGAGATAAATGCAGCAATTAAACTACATCAACTTAATGATTTTTCTATTTTAAGAAACGGAGAAATGGTTTTTGGAACTATAAAAGACGGCGTTTTCTTAACAGATCATTTAGGAAACTTAAAATTTCATATCAGTAAAGAGAATGGTTTATTAAACAATACTGTTTTAGGACAAGCGCTTGATGATTCAGACAACCTTTGGTTGGGGTTAGACAATGGAATTGCTCATATAGAACTAAGTAGTAGTAACTATTTCTTTAATGATGTTTCTGGGAAACTGGGTGCTGTTTATGATATTATTGAATACAAAGATGTTATTTATATCGGTACCAATACTGGGCTTTTTAAGCTTAATGCTAATGATCAATTAGTGTTTATAGAAGGTTCGCAAGGTCAGGTTTGGGATTTAACAATTATAGGTGATGAACTTTTTTGTGGTCATAATGAAGGAACTTTTTTAGTAGATACGAATACTTTTAAAAAGATCTCTAATTTTACTGGGGGATGGACGATAAAGAAAGTTCCTGAAAGAAATGACACCTATATTCAAGGTACCTATTCTGGATTGGTAAAATTTGAAAAGAAAAATGGAGAGTGGACTGTAAAACAATTTGACAAAGCCCTAATACCTTCTCGCTTTTTAGTATTTGAAAATGATTACACAGCTTGGGTTGCACATGAAACCAAAGGCGTTTATAAGATTCAGTTTGATGAAGATTATGAAACCATACGTAGTGTAGAAAATTATGAAAAAAAAGGTATTAGCTCTAATTACAATATAAGGGTTTATAATATTAAGAACAATATTAGTTTTAAAACAAGTGAAGGTTGGCAGAAGTATGAACCTATTTTAGATTCTATTATTCCTTATAAACTACTTAATAATAAGTTAGGAAAGCATAGTTACATTATATCTGAAGATGACACGAATCTTTTTGCTCTAAAAAACAATCATGGCTTTATTAATTTTAAATCCTTTTCTAATGATGACGAACTACTTATTTTAAGTGATGATCAATTAAAAAACAGGTATATTATAGGTTACGAAAATGTGTCTAAAATAAATGATTCTGCTTATGCTTTAAATTTAGACAATGGTTTTATGATGATTAATAACACCACAGCCTCTAATTATAGTTTACAAAAGCCAAAAATAGAAGTTATATCTGTAGATGGAATTCCTATTAACCTATCTAAGATTAAGAACAATGAAGTCCGTTTTAATTTTAATGAAAATATTACGGTAGCGCTGTCATCTTCAAAATCTGTAAATCATTATTTTGAATACAAAATATCTAACACAGGTAATTTATGGTACAAAGCAGAAAACGATAAAATAGAGTTCTCTAACCTTAAAGACGGAGAATATACAATTTCCTTTAGAGCAAAAGGGAATTCTGGAAATGTATCAGCTGTTCAAAGTTTACATATAGATGTATTACCACCCTGGTATAGAGATACTTTTGGA encodes the following:
- a CDS encoding flotillin family protein, which codes for MLNFMVLQASQFAGLIGIGIAILFVFILLIAMVKRYKRCPSDRILVVYGKVGGGESAKCIHGGAAFIFPVIQDYQFLDLTPISIEVNLVNALSKQNIRVNVPSRFTIGVSTEPGIMQNAAERLLGLDQDSIQDLAQEIIFGQLRLVVASMDIEEINNDRDKFLTNISQSVETELKKVGLKLINVNITDIVDESGYIEALGKEAAAHAINAARKSVAEKNRDGSIGEANAVQDERTQVAAANAQAVAGENTAKINVANSDSLRRQREAEAERTAIASEKVQTANALKESYAAEQEAEVARAERERSSQLADIIVPAEIDKRKVEIDAEARAENIRRIARGEADAILFKAQAEAQGLFEVLTKQAQGLDQIVKAAGNDSQNAALLLIADKLPELVKIQAEAIKNIKIDKVTVWENGGGADGKTSTSNFISGMYKAVPPLQEMFNMAGMELPSYLKGKDIPTGLPAEVIDTKDN
- a CDS encoding TonB-dependent receptor; protein product: MKIKITLIIASFFAAFQVQGQSDPIKRDTLKEVVITSTRIDLPFKENSRTINVISSEVIKNSAATTVADLLQQVAGVDIRKRGTAGSQADLYIRGGGFDQTLLLVDGIKMDDSQTGHHTLNAALPIEFIERIEIIKGPAARVFGQNAFTGAINIVTKKKLTSKASINIEAGSFGQFNSSVTFGEEYENTSFIAHVGSLTSDGYRTNSDYENKSYVLKGIFNKKKQPIEVLATFFDKKYGAENFYTTNPDWHEYEETQNSIIGVSTVFRTEKFKITPRVYWRRGQDIFLLKRDDPSFFRNLHITNKVGVETNASYTSNLGITGFGIDVSRVSISSNNLGKRDRTMANLFLEHRFKLANDKLDITPGVAVTYFSDFKFHAFPGVDIGYQFSENLKAYGNLGVTYRIPTYTDLYYNDPGTIGNENLEPEEAFAQEIGLKYNTGKFTSSVAIFNRDATNLIDFIRPNATEPKYTATNIAEVNTQGFEVNADYRFNIKEYKQTLSIGYTFLEDDILEQNKDLSRYSLNTLKHHFTTRFSSRLFKNVSQNIIYKHAERTVGTSYNVWDASVIVDFNKFSFTVTANNIFDAEYIESGFVPMPPSNVLFGLRYSY
- a CDS encoding PLP-dependent aminotransferase family protein — translated: MKDSPVNTLFEQLINFDKSIPQPVYVQVAQQIINAIQRGYISKGTLLPGTRVLSQTLKIHRNTAVAIYEELASQDWVEIIPNKGTFVIEPSLKTVKIKASSQKINEAYKTAKTTGFPFQKSFHLASTVQLSKVQYTINDGKPDLRLHPVHEFSRWYSAAMKRKTIIKKWNSSNQSLHSLFETQLCNYLNATRGFHINPNNLISTRSTEMSLYIVSQLLIKQNDVVLVGNLSNYAANMIFQQAGATIKTIPVDADGLDVDYIRKHFIKKSIRCIYICAHRDYPTTVTLSAERRLALLQLAKEFGFAIIEDDYDYDFQFTGSAMLPMASADGDGMVIYLGKLGQSLFPSFQTGFVIAPENLISEAKNYLQLLDEQGDLIQQQMLSELIYEGEISRLMKKNVVIYKQRRDCLSQLLTQHFFEIAKWKIPSGGLAIWIQFQNQISLVKLAEEAEKNDLFLPKTILYQDKNTCAIRFGFGHLALEEIEIVIKKMKSSYKNLILK
- a CDS encoding Y-family DNA polymerase; amino-acid sequence: MFALVDCNNFYASCERVFNPNLQGKPVAILSNNDGCVISMSDEAKKLQLPFGAPIFKWDAFCKTNNITVLSSNYPLYGDMSARVMNILADFSPDVEVYSIDESFLQLKGFENYDLQEYATKMRSRILKWTGIPTCVGIAPTKALTKVANKIARSNIKQSKGVCIIDSDEKRIKALKWTKIGNVWGIGSRLKKRLEAKGCITAYDFTQLSSDWVLKEFSIVAWRLQKDLQGISKIPLEEVSSKKMIATTRSFEYTYSDIDNIKERISTFAASCAEKLRNQKSSCHMLIVQLSSDRHKKEFQQHRESTTVVFSSPTDSTLTIANAAVEAVKTIFKTGVKYKRAGVIVTGLVPNDNFQLDLFSSENPKHKPLMSAIDKLNRKFKADKIKLGNQDLNRTWKMRQERLSARFTTNINDILIVK
- a CDS encoding DUF2007 domain-containing protein; this translates as MNDNYKILAVFEYSTEAHITKSKLDSEGFKTLLMDEKTIDTDPLVSNAIGGVKLLVNKDDFEKAATIYNEIRVYQKDENGNDLFCPNCNATQILIAPLKRKNIFYMLFPFFEKTRRICNNCKIVF
- a CDS encoding LexA family transcriptional regulator, coding for MNGTKNLTFFTPKASSGNGAVLVDVGISAGFPSPADDFRETRISLDDELIHNKDATFFAKVKGQSMIDAGLDDNDLLVIDRSLEPTNNKIAVCFLDGDFTVKRLRVERNEVWLQPENPNYPIIKITEENDFMIWGIVTSVIKKV
- a CDS encoding DUF2975 domain-containing protein → MKTIQILRTLINILFYTLITVFSIGFVFYLFLFLFPELLPAPLGGFSMLFSSMFSWKMYIAPLSSVVNFVLLIVAIFYLRKCISSFLNSDFYNEDVTTNFKKAGNLFIFIGVSTIIIQLFAILYFQNLAENMIQMKTNFLITLSNILAATIDLKSVISIIIGLFFLLFSKIFENARVLKQENDLTI
- a CDS encoding DUF2975 domain-containing protein encodes the protein MRKINILKAIVDLLWIFSMPIVLVIIGFSVAIFFIDLGDLNIKINSIGLNTDTLFSKTLLVVSALNYLLIVAALYFFKKVLNHFVRVKIFEETVISSFKKSGNLLFISGIISLTISMISKVYFQQKVTLEFGLNQHLVIICLGLFFLVLSEIFKVAKNQKQENDLTI
- a CDS encoding helix-turn-helix transcriptional regulator, translating into MAIIVNLDVMLAKRKMRSKELAETIGITTANLSVLKSGKAKAIRFSTLEAICKALDCQPADILEYQKD
- a CDS encoding LuxR C-terminal-related transcriptional regulator, with protein sequence MAKHLKILSILFFYLSITAVNAQFSPSLKNYTLAEYKAGNQNWDITRSKNGKVYVANNSGLLEYNALVWKLYQLPNKTTVRSVLAVNDIIYTGSFEEFGFWERDHFGILKYQSLSDTILNKISPNEEIWSIVKYKDKIIFRSFLNIYIYDYKSIVQLKSDSILISLSVIDDDLYVSTLNGGVFLLKNNKLAPFYSNDLLLDTKIISINKYEDKLLLMTSLKGSFFLKKGKLVPTGFEINAAIKLHQLNDFSILRNGEMVFGTIKDGVFLTDHLGNLKFHISKENGLLNNTVLGQALDDSDNLWLGLDNGIAHIELSSSNYFFNDVSGKLGAVYDIIEYKDVIYIGTNTGLFKLNANDQLVFIEGSQGQVWDLTIIGDELFCGHNEGTFLVDTNTFKKISNFTGGWTIKKVPERNDTYIQGTYSGLVKFEKKNGEWTVKQFDKALIPSRFLVFENDYTAWVAHETKGVYKIQFDEDYETIRSVENYEKKGISSNYNIRVYNIKNNISFKTSEGWQKYEPILDSIIPYKLLNNKLGKHSYIISEDDTNLFALKNNHGFINFKSFSNDDELLILSDDQLKNRYIIGYENVSKINDSAYALNLDNGFMMINNTTASNYSLQKPKIEVISVDGIPINLSKIKNNEVRFNFNENITVALSSSKSVNHYFEYKISNTGNLWYKAENDKIEFSNLKDGEYTISFRAKGNSGNVSAVQSLHIDVLPPWYRDTFGFLLYAIIALLIIALLYVLQNKKIAKEQRLIKIKYQKEQEKLLREKTLENEKQIVEFKNESLQKEIKLKSKQLANNAMALVKKNEILEEIKKELMGHKEGFNSQYNFKKLLKKLDNSIVLKDEWAVFENNFSQVHDEFFETLKTKHPKLTPKDLKICAYIKMNLSSKEIAPLMNISHRGVETHRYRLKKKLNLENDISITDYLLNIK